The DNA region GATGCAGCGCCTCTTGTCCGAGTCTTCTTAGACTGCTGCTTCTGATTGGGACGCAAGTAGCGCCTCACCAGTGTTTACACATTGCCCGTTATAACACCGCGTGTCTGCGATTGTTCCCACGTGATCTTCTTCCGTGCTGGTGGGTCCCCACACCACGAGAAGTTAGAATACGAGCGATGCACCACCTGTGCTTCTGAGCTGGAGAAAAGCTCCTCTTCCTATCTAGCCTTGGAGGACCCGTTAGAGTTGCTGATGGCGAGACTGTGCCGCACGCTgcccgcgcgcgcagcgcacCGCTAGACGATAACCACGTCTGCACATTGAAGGTGACATGTTCACGTGAGTTGACGCACGTGACTAGCACGTGTTTATATTAATTGTTCTGAAGTTTGACTTCTGCGCTTGCCTCGTACGTAGCTAGGTAATGAAGCGATAATAAAAATTTCATATAGGTTCGCCCCTTTGACTGCCAGCTGAAGCCAAGGTCAGCGCAGAAGACAGTTGAATTCGGGAAAGGATTGCTTTGTTGAGCACTTTTGGTCAGTAAAAAAGTACTCTTCAGCAACAGGGGCACTCTCTGCAAGTCAAGAGGTGGTTTTAAAGTGCAAATTGGCGTGCTTCTGGTGGAAAAACTAGGACCAAAGCGAGAGCATGTCGAACAACTTGGCAAcgtacttcaacaagcaagCGGGTCGTTCGAGCACCACCAGCGGCGCAAGCCCGGGtgatgacgatgacatGGGACCATCTGTTTCGATGGCAGTCGAGGCCGAGGATGACGACCACTTCACCCGCTCCACATTCAACCTCAAGCGCACGCGGTCGATGGGCCTGCTCGACGACTACGTTGGCTCTAGTAAGAAAGACGAGGGCTCGGAAGCGGACAGCGAGGAAGCGGCCGAGGAGAGCGATttcgaagacgacgacaaCGTAAACGAGAATGCGGGCAGCAGCGCTCTGCGCTCTGCGACGCCAGGCCTCTCGGAGTCAGCCTCGCCACCCGTGCCTGAGACAGACAACTACTTAATCCCACATGATGACAATGATCTAGTACACGAGCCCAAGAGGCATGTTGACTACCTTTCTCACCAATGGGACGAAGGCGAAATTTCACAGTCCTGGAAATACATTattctcaagaagaagaaaaaggatgAAGACCTTGTGAACGCAGCGCGTCTTGAAAATGCATCATGGCGTACGTGGGCAAAAGCCCGCAACCACCTGCAAACCGTTAGCCCAGAAGTTGTGAACTGGTCCAAGGACTCAGACGTTACCTGGCTGTATGGGCCCGTTGTGCGCCAAAAAACGGATCCGGGTGCCAGCTCAGACCAAGAGTTTGGCTACGGTTCCGATGACGAAACTTCCAAGCGGGTGAGGACAtctaaaaacaaaaagagaggacCCAAGCCTATATTAAAGAAAAGGAGTGTGTCCgaaattcttgaagagaatTCGTTATGGAGGCTAAACGTTGCTCGCCAACATAAAAAGATTCTCTCTAGTACCCAAGATATGGTTGATGGGTACGGGGATACGATGTACGCGCCTGAGGACTATGATGCGCTTGCGGCAAAGGTCAACGCGCAGTACTACTCATCAAATCCCAGCGCATATAGCCAGGGCAACGCGTCAGAGCCACTACACGAAGACCCTGGTGTCGAGTCTAGTGTCGGTCCGCCGTCAGAAAGACCCCAATCACAAGCGTCTACTCTGGAATCAATTATGACGTCCACGAGCAAGAAAACTCCAAAAGGAGCGACTGAGCAAAAAGATAGACACATTCATTTTAACGACCGCGTGGAACAATGTATGGCTGTTGCCTTCCACTCTGATGACGATAACGATTTTGACGACAGCGCGGATGACAGCGACGGTGAACGATCCGCTCATCATGAATACCCTCTAACGCGAAACCGCACACGTGGTGCGTCTGATGATTCTGATTACATCCGGGAATCCTATTCTGATGAAGACATGAACAGTTCTTCCTCTGACGAGGATGAAGCAgggctcttcatcaatgCCAGGTATTCGAGAAAGACTGATGGATCTCGGTCGCCCTCTACGCGCTCATCCATAGGGTCGGAGTCTgctctctcaaaagaaaaccTCACGCCGATTATCAAGCTTCTACCCGCCACAACTCTAAACTACGGATCTGATGAGGAGGAAtttgatgatgatgacgaaTACTACGGCAACAACGCCGTTTCTCACAACGTCAACACCTTCAGAGGTTATGATTACATGTACGATTACAACTCTGTCTACACCGGCGACACATCCAGTTTTATGGCAGTCAATAGTTGTGACATGGTTGACGTTCCAGAAGGTTTACAGACCCCGATCGAAGGCCAAGGTGATCATGCTGATATGTTGGTAAATCCCAACAGCAGCCCTCAGCTGCCGAGTGACGCGGGGAAGGGCGGATTTTCGCTGGACAGTGACACTGATTCATATGGTTCCGATGGAGATGCGCAATTCATTGAAGATTCTCAGAACAAAGATAGTGATGATGAGCTTTCAAGCATGCCGGGTTTGAGGAGAGTTCCATCTCACGGCAAATCCAGTACAACATTGATACAAGATTTGAGGCTACAGCCAGCTGCGATTCCCACAACTCATAGCTTCATTACTGGTAAACCTCTGCGGCAAACTGAGCAGCCTTGGGACACGGTCAAAAGCAAGCCTGTCCCTAAAACTCGGAGTTTTGTACTAGATTCGGATTCCGACTCTGATACATCAGATAAGAGCGAATCGGGTTCTGAGAACAGCGACATTAACAAGACTTCACTACAGGCAGGAGATACACCCGCGGCTAACTCTTCAGGCGCTGATTCAAAGCCGGCTTACAGCGTTCCAACACATGCTACCATTGTATCTCCTGTGCCGAAGGGCCAAAGGATCACAAGCAGCTCACCAGTGAACATAGCATGTTCTGGAGACTCGGGCACGTCCCTGTCCGATGTTGCAATTGCAGGTTACATTTCTCCAAGGAGCGACTCTATGCAATCCGTTGTTGCAAAAGAGAATATGGTAAACAATAAGTCCTCGAATTCAGAGGTTGACCGCATGAACAAGAACCTGGAAAATTGGCATATCGACCCTCAAAAGGACGATGCAGATGATGCTTCATCGGAGAATGTGCAAAAAATGATGTCCTCCGCACGCGAAATAGCGAGCAAGTATTTACATTCATGGAAGAAATAGAAGTTTTTATGGCGGGGACTAGAAACAGACGAATGCATAACAAGCACAGTAGTACTTCTAAAATAATCGGTATCGCGGGACGGACTAACGCACTTCCACCTTTTACTTGAAGAGACATCGAAGGCATTAGAGAGATCGTCTGCACAGATGGGTCGTTCACCACCTTTAATGTAGGCGTATAAAACGATATCGAAATAAGGTAAGCTCAAGTTATACACGGTATTTTATCACTGCATGTTTGAGAACAGCGACGGCAACCAAGTGCTGCGAAAACCCCTCAAACTTACCGTTGGGCCCAATATGTCCAAGGGCTCGTCACCTCCGAATACGGAATCCAATGGGCATCCAGAGCGAACATTACCGTCAATTAGGACTGCGAATAATAGCGGTAAAGAAGTTGCCATGTCCCCAAGCCCCATGGCAGATGACTCAGGATCTTTGAATGATGATCTAGTGAGTGTCTATAGCAGTGCTAATAGgactgaaaaatttttgttcTCGTCAGGGCGTCTCAGTGTTGACAGCGCCTCTGTGCGGCGTAGCTTTGACTCCTCATCAGTATGGGGTAAACAGGGAAGACTTTATGCTCCAGGTAGTGAAATTCATAGCGGAAGCATGGAGTTTTCGCCGTTAGGTAACAATTCAATCTATGAACTCGTCATGAATACCAGGCGGAAGAATTGGCTGAGACATCCTACTACTGACGAAATCCCACCTGTAGTGCTCAGTAAAGTTCACATCCCGGAGTCGTGGCGTGAAAGCACTAGTGTTTATGTCGACGAAATTAAACCCAGCTACGAAACCTTCGAGCGGACCAATAACTTAGAAACTATAAAGGGTTTTGGAAGGCTTCAACTTGATGAAATTGGCAGGGACGGGGAACTCTCAAATGGACAAAACGAGCCTGAAAATGGGCAATTTGTGCGCCAGGGAAACAAAGGTGCTCTAGACACAGTACCGCAGTTttattttgatgaaaacttcaagctaGATGATTCCCACACTTTCAGAGAAATTATTGATGACATCGACTTACAGCTGGATCACCTGTACTCTGAGTCAAGCACCGATAGAGAGAGCTTCTATCAAGAGATAGAAGAGAGGCTGAGCTCCTACTTGGACTGTATCGAGACTCTTCTCGTTACTGAGATATCAAGGTCATCGAAtagctttttctttgctttaGAAGATGTCGAGAAAATAGAATCGAAAGCTGCAAGTGCAGTAGAGAAACTCAGCAAACTATCgcaaaagctgaaagagGCGGACAGTGAGCAGGTCCAAAGCCGAATTTCTATTTTAAAGAAAATGATTAGGAGAAAGAACGTCGAGAAGCTTGAGCAGGGGCTGCTGCAAGCTAAACTTAttcttcagcttgttgaaaattGCAAGAACCTCTACAATAAAAGGAAGTTCGAAGACTGTTTAGACATGATAGGTCATGTTAACAACATGCTGAAGGGTGACGACGATAATGATCCATACGTACAAGACCTTACAAGGAAATGGCCGTATAAACTTTCGGACTTGGACTCTGCTGCAGCTTTTGCGAGTACAAAAGAGTATCTGGCTAATGCGTTGATTGAAATAGGCGGTTCATATTCCATTGATCTTTCTGACGTCCTGTTAAATGATATCAGGTCGACTTATAATCCAGCAAACGAAATTCAGGGTATGGGATTAAAAGATACAAGCTCCAGTTTCTCGAAGAAAGACACCGAAAAAGACACAACGTTAGCCCAAACTATCAAGCCATTAATAACAAACTTAATACGAtgtgaagagcttgcgagTTCCTTCGAACTCTACAGCGAGAGGTTTATTGCGGAGTTGAAGGGAATAATTAAGGAGTTCCTACCAAAGTCTCAAGAATCAGATGGAAGCGCTGCTGACAGGTCGACAGACTCGAAAGCGCCGGGTAGCGGATCTAAACTGTCTCGGTTGTTAAGAGACATGACTCCTTCCGAGTTTCAGCAAATGGTAATCACAATTTTTGCACGAGAAGTTCAGGCATTCTGGAGGCTTTCTAGGCATCAGAAAATTCTGCTTGATGTTGGGCTCGGAGCGATCACGACGAAGCAGGGTAGTGGTGATTCAGCCTTGAGTAATGCAGTGCAATTAGATATTAACCCAGCATTCCACGAGGGAATAAGAACTGTCCAACTTCGAATGGGAAAGATAATAGCAGTGAGGAGAGATCTCAGCTGTAAATTAAGATACGACCACTTCCTGGAACTCTGTGGCATTTGTTTCTGGTTTGACCGCGAATGTGAAACCATAACCGGCGAGTTTTTAACCAAATATCTGAGAGATGTTATGACAATGCAAATCAAGAACTACATCGCTTCActgaactcaaaaaacctCCAAACCATACGGCACGGGATCGACGAAGAAAAATGGACACCATTCATAGTCGACAGCGACGTACAACGGGACGTTAATGACATAGTAGCATGCGGCCATATGAGTCCCTCGAAATGGTTGAGTTTCATGGATTTAAGCATAAAGCCACCTGAAGAGGCTGAGCCAGAAAGTTCTTCAGGAACTTCTAAAGGCCACAAAAAATCGGTGGTAGTCAACGACAAAACCTTCGTAGCAAGCAATGCCCTTCTGACTACGATAGGTATGTTAAAGGGCGTCTTGGTGCTAGCAGTAAATTTGCCAACTCAGTTTTTATCAATCACAGAGAAAATGTGTTACGATTTGATAATGTACTTTAACGGGAGGGCAATGGCTTCGGTTTGCGGCCCAGACGGTACTCCTTCTACAAAGAACGGAAAAAATCTCAGCATACTGGGTGAGTCCCTTGATTGCTTGGCAGAGTTCGCAGTTATCGTTCAGAGCATCTATCAACGCTTGGGCAGCGGAAGTAAAGATTTTGAGCCACTCTCTCCCAGCGCTTACTCAAAACTTTTGCAAACCTTCCAGACATCATCAGACAAGCTATACCAGGCACATGCACCACCGCCACCAGTGTAGGGCGCGAGGAAAGCACAACCGACGGTATCAACGATAATGCATTAAGACAGTTGGACAAAAGTGTTCCTCACACGTGCGTACTTGCCGCGTCACTCGCTCCTTCGATAACACATCAGCATGTTTGTACAAAAAGATACACAATAATATCTCCTTACGAGGCTATGTAGTTGATGTCTAGACGATATATAAACAAATCAAAATGCTGTGCATACTTAACGCCAAATAGTTACTTCAAACTGTGTTTACATTCCGTGTTCCGAAATTTCACATGGAGTCATGTTCCACCGGAGTTTTTTTTGTGGATTAATGTTTTAAAGGGGTACGCATACTTTTGATGGCAGGGGATGAAACCTACAGTTGAAGTTATATGTGAGTACAAACACAGTACTTCATATTAATCTATCGAGAGGCATCCCAGTTAGTCGAAAAACTATGCTTTGGAAATGTTCTTAAACTCTTGCGAACTTATTTCTTTCTGGCAAAATTGTATGTATGCGCGAAGCTGACTGATCCTATCGACAGCGCGGCGCTTGAAAGTACATGGGATAGCTTAAAGGAAATGTTAGCTCGAGATAAGCAAAGTCCGACGCGGAAGTGCATAAGCGAACTCATGTTTTATTTTAGAGTCGCTCTATAGGCTGCCTAGAGCTCGCTTAACTTCTTTGGAGTCCCAGTTAGTACACGTCTCGTGTCCAGCGCGTCTCTTGAGTGGAGCAGTGCTAAGAATTGATCCCAGTCTCTATTACTGGCCCCGCTCTCCTCAAAGTTCTGCCAAACTTCGCCACAGGGCCAGCCAAACGTGTCACGTGTATCACTGAAGTGGACCCTGTTTCAACTGTCTACCAATGTTGCTAATTCGGAGCGCCACGACTCCCTTAAAGATACAACTGGCTACCGAAACTAAAGCGTCATTTTACTCGCGCCGAGGCCACTTCAGCTACTACGGTCCTGATTATGAAGCAAGATATTGAACTTCCCGCATTTTTTGAGGACTACAGAGCCGCTCTTGGGGAAACCATCAAGGAATGTGTTCATGTGAATACTGAGAGGGCATCCACAGGCACATTTGACAGCAAGTTTGGCGGGCACCCGTACTTTCCAAAAGGGGAGATGTATCCTGTGGATGAGAAAGGCAAACCCATGAGGCTGCTAGCACAGATCAACTTTGAGCAGGTCCCACATATCAGGAATTATCCTAAGGCGGGCATTCTCCAGTTTTACTTAAGCCGCTTTGACAAGCACTATGGGTGTTCTTTTGGTAGAAGCATAGAGCAGAAAAACTATCGCgttattttctttgataacaTTGAAACAGATGAGTCCAAATTACTGTCTGATTTCTCGTTCGCGAATGCCGACGAAGAATTATTTCCCATCAAATCCGAGGGCAAGCTCACATTCACCAAAGACACCCAGATTATCACGGCAAATGACTTTCGTTTTGCGCCGCTGTTTGGCGCTGAAGATATTGAGGAGCACGATgatgagctcgagcagTACTTTGAAATGTATGACCCTTTTTCCCACCTTATCGGCGGTTATCCAAATTTTGTGCAATATGATCCTCGGGAGTATCACCACCCGGAACTGACAGAATTACTCCTACAGGTCGAATCGGACAACACTCTCGACATCATGTGGGGCGACTGCGGAGTGGCCAATTTCTTTATTTCGTTAAAGGatgtcaaaaacaaaaactttagCAAGGTCTTGTATAACTGGGACTGCTCTTAAGATTCTAGCGAAAAATCTACAAGTTTAGCATGTAGCATAGCAGCTAAACATAGCAACCATAGTACTATGTTCCATGACAAGCATCGACCTTGGTAAAGTCCTCAAGACcctgtcacgtgataaacACTTCATAAGCTAGGCTCGAACTGTCCGCCATTGTTGATCACGTTCGGATTCCAAaaaatcttcaaaggcACAGGCTAGTTCTGGAACTGCAGATCTGTTTCGTTGGCCCCAGGGTCCTGTTGATGATCGCCACTTTAGGGCCAAACATGAAGGAAAACTTTGAGCTGCCTGAGTACTTTGAGAAGCACAGGGCTGTTCTTAAAGACACTATTAAGGAATGTGTCGATATACACGCTGAGAAAGCATCCACAGGAACCCTCGACAGCAAGTTCGGTGGGTGCCCATATTTTCCAAAGGGAATGGCATACCCTCTGAACCAAGAAGGAAACCCCTTGAAGCTGCTAGCACAGATTAATTTCGAGCAGGTCCCACGACTGAACAACTATCCAGAGAAAGGCATTCTCCAGTTCTTCTTAGATCCATGCGACGAACTCTACGGGTGCtcctttgatgaaaatacAGAACAGAAAAACTTCCGCATCATTTACCatgaagagattgaaacGGACGAGTCCAAACTTCTGTCCGATTTCTCATTTGTGAAAGTCGAAGAGGAAATGTTCCCCATCGAGTCGGAggccaagctcatcttcaCCAAAGGCACCCAGATCATGCCAGCGGGGGACTTCCGTTTCGATTCACTAATAGGCGCTGATGATAAATACGAGCATTACGCTGAGCTCGAGCGGTACTACGAGTTGTACGGCTCTCTTTCCCACAAAATTGGCGGTTATCCAGGATTTACTCAGTTCGACCCCAGAGAGCACTATCATAAAGATCGGACTGAGTTGTTACTACAAGTTGACTCGGACGATGCTATTGATATTATATGGGGTGACTGCGGGGTggccaacttcttcatctcgGAGGAAGacctcaagaacaaagactTCAGCAAAGTTTTGTACAATTGGGACTGCTCTTGAATTTCAGAGTAGCGGGTCGTATAAGGCATGCAACATCCCGCGTTGCGCCAGCGATCAACTAGTATTTCCTAGAATACCTCGCGTACGTTCTTAACCCGTTAGTAGACACTAGATACAATGCGTTCACCACTGCGACCCTATGTCGCAGAAAAGTGTAGTGTAATGAACACTTCACGTGGAAGATCTGGGCCAGGCATACTCCGTTGCGCTGACGGTAAACCTATCCCAGTGCGGACAAAAAGAGGTTGGGATGGGGAGCAAGGGGCAGAGTTCcttgcttgaaaatcaCCATGGTCCTCATCGTTCCTCTATATAGATGTTGCAACCCAGAGCTTATTCATAGTCATGAACGGTCGTGACTTTATAAATAAACAAACACTCAAGTGAACTTAACAGATCCTAACACCAGGAGCCAGACGCCAACATTTGTGGTACGCTAAAGTTCTTTACAACGCCCAAGGCACTTCAAGTACAAGAAGTTTGCATTGCGCTGCGCTTGCATGCTTATTTTTGGGGGATTGTCATGCTTGCGCATTGTTCCAGCAGCAACGACAGAATGCCCTAATACTGCTTGAGTGGGCCTTCGAATCCCGAGTTATCGTGAGCCATCGCACTGAGGTCACTACGGGATTAGCATCGTTCCAATACGTTGTTTACAAGCGCTGTTGTCCATGGCGCTTCTCATGCGCGGCGTCTCTTCGAACTGCTTCGCCATTGTCACATGGCTGGATCATGCGCTTTAGCGAAAGCCGCTGTGGAACAATGCCAAGCGAAGTTTCAGGCCTCCAACGGGCTGAATAGATCTGGGTGCAATAGAGAGCCATAGCCATGCTAAGTTTGTCCCCGAAGCTAACGGGCCGACACAAGGCGCATGCACAGCCTAGTTAGGACGTCGACGTTTCGTCCGCCTGCATGCTAGGAGGGGGTCAACGGCTCGTACGATAGCAAGCTTGGCGGGAATTCATGCCTCCTGGCTTCGCACGAGTGCCCACAAGACATGAAAGGAACCCCAATGAGATTGCTGACCCAGATCAATTTTGGCCAAACGCCCGCGCTGCAGGACCATCCAAGGTCCGGCTTGCAATTTTACCTGTCTGCAGACGACGCGCTGCATGGAGCGAACTTCAGCGCGCCAACTTCACAGAAAAACCTCCGCGTATACTAATTCGAGGACCCTTTGGTGACGAAAGCCAGCTGGTCACAGACTTCTCTTTTGTTCCTCTAAACAACTCGAGTTTTCCTCTGCAAGTCGAAGCTCAGCTGAACTTTCCTGGGGGCAATGAAGTCGTCCAAAGCCCGGCCAGTGGCCAAACAGATTTGCGCAAGGCGCGAACTTCGCCGCTCGAGTTGCCCCCAGCCCGTCCCCTGCTGTGTCACAAAATTGGCAGTAGTTCATCATTTGCTCAGTACGATCTTAGACCAAATGGCTACGCTGTGTTTGAGCCAGAAGATGAAAGCGTCAAAAATTACTTGAACTACACGTACCTTCTTCTACAAGTTTACTCTAGCGATGATATCGCATGCTGTTGAGGCGACGGCGGCGTAGCCCATTTCTTCACCACGTACCAAGACCTCAAGAACAGAGACTTCAGCCGCGTGATGTACAACTTCGACGGGGACCCGCCAGCCGAAGAACATGATGGCGATATCTAGTTTCCCGTCTGGCTTACCCCACGCGGATTTAGCTGCCTCGTACCAAGTAACCAGCAACCGTGGCGACAGCAGCAACGGCAGCTGTTCTGatgcttcttcatctaCCATGGAGACAATTTTCTAGAAGCAGACCTGGAAACAACTCTGGAAACAAGTGGGAAACAACTGAGAAATTTCAGGGTGCGGTCACGTTACGCATTGAATGTGATGGTTGCAGCTTCTGAAAATGTTGGTGTTAAGTAGGACTTTGAGACGGTTAGCTGTTTTTGGTTCCTGCCGTTGGGGAATTCTGGGGCATTTATGTTCTGCCGCAATGGAGCATCTTCAGCTATGCTGGCACAATTAACTGCGCTAAATCAGGCGGGATGATTTGAAAGCGCGCAGATCTCTAACTTGTTCACGCGCGACTGCCAGAGCTGGACGGGGATTTATCGCTTCAAGTTCTAGGTGGTACTGATTGTTTTACGTCGCGATCAGGGCGTATTTTAACGGTGCGCGGCGCTAGCATCGCCGCACACGTaatccaaaaaaaaaaagacatttCCCTACTTTGAATGAAGCTTGGAGTAACTTTTCCTCGCCTAATATATCGCTAATGGTAATCTACGTGTCTGTTGAAGATATCACCCAAGAAGACGTCTACGATTTTCTAGAGACGGAGTTGGAACAGCTCAATGAGGACACAGAACGTTTCGTTACAGGAGGCCTTGTGCACGAGGACTCGTACACCACCGCCTATGACGCCATGCTGATCGCTAGGACGAGGGCTCTGGGGAAGATTTCGGATGAAGCTGCGGACCCCGAGTGTGGGGCGGACACCCCAGCACAGGAAATTACAGATGTGGACCAATCCAGCGATCCGGCCGTCCCTTCGCCCTCTTCGATGCTCGCGAAGGCACACAAGCGAGCTCTCAAGCACACCGAGCGCGATGAGATGGACCGTGCAATAGCTGCGGGCGCGCTCGCATACCTGCACAACCTCGCAAAGCAGGGTTTCTTGCTTCGAGAGGGAGGCCCGGCATCTTTCCTTCTTGGGTATGTGTGGGTGGCTCCAGGACTGCCAGGTGGCCCCGGGGCTGCCCCCGAGAAAAGCGGGCCGGCAGAATCTGGCGGGGCCGAATGAGCTTTCAAGTTGCGGATTCGAGAGGAGAGACGAGAAGAGGGTCGGAGGCGAGAGACGAGAAGAGGATCGAAGCCTGAAACTTGACTGCTTCGAACCTCCACCTGCAGATGCGCCAAACATTGTACGTAGAGAGCAGGGCAAGCTCTATATCACGTGCCCGTGCTATTTTACCGGAGAAATGCCACAAGGTCCACGCGGCTTCCAGCGCAACCCATTGCGACTACGTAGCGTCAGCTTACCCGCCAAACGACCTCGGCTAGATACTGCTCCCTTGAACCTGAAGGAAATTGAGAGCCAAAATAAACTTCTAGTCTTTATATCTTTATCTGCCGGGCGTGACAGCTATTTTTCTCCGGGCCACTTATATTTTTCCCCCAGTTCTATGGCTATTTTCCCATTTTAACCCTCGCAAGCTACTTTCCAGGAACGCAAAAGGAGGAAGACAATAGGTATCGCTCCAGGATGATGAAGCTGTGAATCCATACAGCGGCGCGGTGTCCACTTGGGGCGTCGCACGTCTCTTTGGCGCTTCAATCCCGAAACTGTGCTCTAACCGCCGAGCAAATAGCCGCCGACGCCACCCCCTGTCAGAGAAGCTTATCCAATCGTCAAAAACGATTCATATATCACATGACTGGACTCATATCACCGTCGTTAATGACATATACCATTTCTTTTCTGGGACGCTGTGGATTACCCGGTGCTATATATTCTGTGGGCTTCTAGCGGAGCGAGGTGGCGACTTTGGTTTCGGTTTCCaatcaaaaaaagcttgaccCTCCCTTTCCACAAAGCAGGGCAATCTCTTCCGAATTTTTGTTCCAGAGGGTCAACACTAGCACGCACGGCCTTACCCTGAGCTGAGTAGTCCGAAAAACAAGCGCGTAAGAAGCGGCTCCTGACACATTGGTCTGGAGAAAGCTGCGACAAGAGCATATTACCCTGAACACAGAAACGTTTACGCCCGATTTAAGCGCGGCAGTGGCACACCTGGCTAGCGAGATGTCGGACGGAAGAGCAGACCAGGAATCGGTAGAGGAGGCAGTCTTTAAGTACGTGGGTGTGGACCTGCAGGGCGGGAAGCACGACGAAGGTCACCCCCACGAGCTCGAGGCCGCGGAGAACAAGCGGCAAGCACAGGCGCGGTTGGCGCACGTGGCACGTGATGCAAGAGCGCGCGCTCAGGCGCAGGTTCAAGCGCAGGCGCAGGCGCAGGCGCGAGCGCAGGCACAGACGCAGTCTCAGGTCCGGGCAGGTGCCGGCTCAAGCACTGGCGGCCAGGACCAGCATGGCCAGGGTCAGGACCACGACCAAGACCAGCATGGTCAAGGCCAGGATGCGAATCCGGTCCAAGACCAGGATCAAGATCCGGACCAAGACCAGGACCAGGCGGCGGGCTCAGCAGACATGGAGTGGTTCCTCCGCCACGAGCTTGGCGCTTCCCCATCGGATCT from Lachancea thermotolerans CBS 6340 chromosome C complete sequence includes:
- the VPS54 gene encoding Vps54p (similar to uniprot|Q12071 Saccharomyces cerevisiae YDR027C VPS54 Component of the GARP (Golgi-associated retrograde protein) complex); the protein is MFENSDGNQVLRKPLKLTVGPNMSKGSSPPNTESNGHPERTLPSIRTANNSGKEVAMSPSPMADDSGSLNDDLVSVYSSANRTEKFLFSSGRLSVDSASVRRSFDSSSVWGKQGRLYAPGSEIHSGSMEFSPLGNNSIYELVMNTRRKNWLRHPTTDEIPPVVLSKVHIPESWRESTSVYVDEIKPSYETFERTNNLETIKGFGRLQLDEIGRDGELSNGQNEPENGQFVRQGNKGALDTVPQFYFDENFKLDDSHTFREIIDDIDLQLDHLYSESSTDRESFYQEIEERLSSYLDCIETLLVTEISRSSNSFFFALEDVEKIESKAASAVEKLSKLSQKLKEADSEQVQSRISILKKMIRRKNVEKLEQGLLQAKLILQLVENCKNLYNKRKFEDCLDMIGHVNNMLKGDDDNDPYVQDLTRKWPYKLSDLDSAAAFASTKEYLANALIEIGGSYSIDLSDVLLNDIRSTYNPANEIQGMGLKDTSSSFSKKDTEKDTTLAQTIKPLITNLIRCEELASSFELYSERFIAELKGIIKEFLPKSQESDGSAADRSTDSKAPGSGSKLSRLLRDMTPSEFQQMVITIFAREVQAFWRLSRHQKILLDVGLGAITTKQGSGDSALSNAVQLDINPAFHEGIRTVQLRMGKIIAVRRDLSCKLRYDHFLELCGICFWFDRECETITGEFLTKYLRDVMTMQIKNYIASLNSKNLQTIRHGIDEEKWTPFIVDSDVQRDVNDIVACGHMSPSKWLSFMDLSIKPPEEAEPESSSGTSKGHKKSVVVNDKTFVASNALLTTIGMLKGVLVLAVNLPTQFLSITEKMCYDLIMYFNGRAMASVCGPDGTPSTKNGKNLSILGESLDCLAEFAVIVQSIYQRLGSGSKDFEPLSPSAYSKLLQTFQTSSDKLYQAHAPPPPV
- a CDS encoding YwqG family protein (conserved hypothetical protein), with the translated sequence MIATLGPNMKENFELPEYFEKHRAVLKDTIKECVDIHAEKASTGTLDSKFGGCPYFPKGMAYPLNQEGNPLKLLAQINFEQVPRLNNYPEKGILQFFLDPCDELYGCSFDENTEQKNFRIIYHEEIETDESKLLSDFSFVKVEEEMFPIESEAKLIFTKGTQIMPAGDFRFDSLIGADDKYEHYAELERYYELYGSLSHKIGGYPGFTQFDPREHYHKDRTELLLQVDSDDAIDIIWGDCGVANFFISEEDLKNKDFSKVLYNWDCS
- a CDS encoding YwqG family protein (conserved hypothetical protein), producing the protein MKQDIELPAFFEDYRAALGETIKECVHVNTERASTGTFDSKFGGHPYFPKGEMYPVDEKGKPMRLLAQINFEQVPHIRNYPKAGILQFYLSRFDKHYGCSFGRSIEQKNYRVIFFDNIETDESKLLSDFSFANADEELFPIKSEGKLTFTKDTQIITANDFRFAPLFGAEDIEEHDDELEQYFEMYDPFSHLIGGYPNFVQYDPREYHHPELTELLLQVESDNTLDIMWGDCGVANFFISLKDVKNKNFSKVLYNWDCS
- the REG1 gene encoding protein phosphatase regulator REG1 (similar to uniprot|Q00816 Saccharomyces cerevisiae YDR028C REG1 Regulatory subunit of type 1 protein phosphatase Glc7p involved in negative regulation of glucose-repressible genes involved in RNA processing) → MSNNLATYFNKQAGRSSTTSGASPGDDDDMGPSVSMAVEAEDDDHFTRSTFNLKRTRSMGLLDDYVGSSKKDEGSEADSEEAAEESDFEDDDNVNENAGSSALRSATPGLSESASPPVPETDNYLIPHDDNDLVHEPKRHVDYLSHQWDEGEISQSWKYIILKKKKKDEDLVNAARLENASWRTWAKARNHLQTVSPEVVNWSKDSDVTWLYGPVVRQKTDPGASSDQEFGYGSDDETSKRVRTSKNKKRGPKPILKKRSVSEILEENSLWRLNVARQHKKILSSTQDMVDGYGDTMYAPEDYDALAAKVNAQYYSSNPSAYSQGNASEPLHEDPGVESSVGPPSERPQSQASTLESIMTSTSKKTPKGATEQKDRHIHFNDRVEQCMAVAFHSDDDNDFDDSADDSDGERSAHHEYPLTRNRTRGASDDSDYIRESYSDEDMNSSSSDEDEAGLFINARYSRKTDGSRSPSTRSSIGSESALSKENLTPIIKLLPATTLNYGSDEEEFDDDDEYYGNNAVSHNVNTFRGYDYMYDYNSVYTGDTSSFMAVNSCDMVDVPEGLQTPIEGQGDHADMLVNPNSSPQLPSDAGKGGFSLDSDTDSYGSDGDAQFIEDSQNKDSDDELSSMPGLRRVPSHGKSSTTLIQDLRLQPAAIPTTHSFITGKPLRQTEQPWDTVKSKPVPKTRSFVLDSDSDSDTSDKSESGSENSDINKTSLQAGDTPAANSSGADSKPAYSVPTHATIVSPVPKGQRITSSSPVNIACSGDSGTSLSDVAIAGYISPRSDSMQSVVAKENMVNNKSSNSEVDRMNKNLENWHIDPQKDDADDASSENVQKMMSSAREIASKYLHSWKK